A stretch of the Homo sapiens chromosome 17 genomic patch of type FIX, GRCh38.p14 PATCHES HG2580_PATCH genome encodes the following:
- the GPRC5C gene encoding G-protein coupled receptor family C group 5 member C isoform d precursor (isoform d precursor is encoded by transcript variant 5) translates to MAIHKALVMCLGLPLFLFPGAWAQGHVPPGCSQGLNPLYYNLCDRSGAWGIVLEAVAGAGIVTTFVLTIILVASLPFVQDTKKRSLLGTQVFFLLGTLGLFCLVFACVVKPDFSTCASRRFLFGVLFAICFSCLAAHVFALNFLARKNHGPRGWVIFTVALLLTLVEVIINTEWLIITLVRGSGEGGPQGNSSAGWAVASPCAIANMDFVMALIYVMLLLLGAFLGAWPALCGRYKRWRKHGVFVLLTTATSVAIWVVWIVMYTYGNKQHNSPTWDDPTLAIALAANAWAFVLFYVIPEVSQVTKSSPEQSYQGDMYPTRGVGYETILKEQKGQSMFVENKAFSMDEPVAAKRPVSPYSGYNGQLLTSVYQPTEMALMHKVPSEGAYDIILPRATANSQVMGSANSTLRAEDMYSAQSHQAATPPKDGKNSQVSELTQRGQANTNQVFLRL, encoded by the exons ATGGCCATCCACAAAGCCTTGGTGATGTGCCTGGGACTGCCTCTCTTCCTGTTCCCAGGGGCCTGGGCCCAGGGCCATGTCCCACCCGGCTGCAGCCAAGGCCTCAACCCCCTGTACTACAACCTGTGTGACCGCTCTGGGGCGTGGGGCATCGTCCTGGAGGCCGTGGCTGGGGCGGGCATTGTCACCACGTTTGTGCTCACCATCATCCTGGTGGCCAGCCTCCCCTTTGTGCAGGACACCAAGAAACGGAGCCTGCTGGGGACCCAGGTATTCTTCCTtctggggaccctgggcctctTCTGCCTCGTGTTTGCCTGTGTGGTGAAGCCCGACTTCTCCACCTGTGCCTCTCGGCGCTTCCTCTTTGGGGTTCTGTTCGCCATCTGCTTCTCTTGTCTGGCGGCTCACGTCTTTGCCCTCAACTTCCTGGCCCGGAAGAACCACGGGCCCCGGGGCTGGGTGATCTTCACTGTGGCTCTGCTGCTGACCCTGGTAGAGGTCATCATCAATACAGAGTGGCTGATCATCACCCTGGTTCGGGGCAGTGGCGAGGGCGGCCCTCAGGGCAACAGCAGCGCAGGCTGGGCCGTGGCCTCCCCCTGTGCCATCGCCAACATGGACTTTGTCATGGCACTCATCTACgtcatgctgctgctgctgggtgcCTTCCTGGGGGCCTGGCCCGCCCTGTGTGGCCGCTACAAGCGCTGGCGTAAGCATGGGGTCTTTGTGCTCCTCACCACAGCCACCTCCGTTGCCATATGGGTGGTGTGGATCGTCATGTATACTTACGGCAACAAGCAGCACAACAGTCCCACCTGGGATGACCCCACGCTGGCCATCGCCCTCGCCGCCAATGCCTGGGCCTTCGTCCTCTTCTACGTCATCCCCGAGGTCTCCCAGGTGACCAAGTCCAGCCCAGAGCAAAGCTACCAGGGGGACATGTACCCCACCCGGGGCGTGGGCTATGAGACCATCCTGAAAGAGCAGAAGGGTCAGAGCATGTTCGTGGAGAACAAGGCCTTTTCCATGGATGAGCCGGTTGCAG CTAAGAGGCCGGTGTCACCATACAGCGGGTACAATGGGCAGCTGCTGACCAGTGTGTACCAGCCCACTGAGATGGCCCTGATGCACAAAGTTCCG TCCGAAGGAGCTTACGACATCATCCTCCCACGGGCCACCGCCAACAGCCAGGTGATGGGCAGTGCCAACTCGACCCTGCGGGCTGAAGACATGTACTCGGCCCAGAGCCACCAGGCGGCCACACCGCCGAAAGACGGCAAGAACTCTCAG GTAAGCGAACTGACCCAGAGAGGCCAGGCCAACACCAACCAGGTTTTCCTAAGACTCTGA
- the GPRC5C gene encoding G-protein coupled receptor family C group 5 member C isoform a precursor (isoform a precursor is encoded by transcript variant 4), protein MAIHKALVMCLGLPLFLFPGAWAQGHVPPGCSQGLNPLYYNLCDRSGAWGIVLEAVAGAGIVTTFVLTIILVASLPFVQDTKKRSLLGTQVFFLLGTLGLFCLVFACVVKPDFSTCASRRFLFGVLFAICFSCLAAHVFALNFLARKNHGPRGWVIFTVALLLTLVEVIINTEWLIITLVRGSGEGGPQGNSSAGWAVASPCAIANMDFVMALIYVMLLLLGAFLGAWPALCGRYKRWRKHGVFVLLTTATSVAIWVVWIVMYTYGNKQHNSPTWDDPTLAIALAANAWAFVLFYVIPEVSQVTKSSPEQSYQGDMYPTRGVGYETILKEQKGQSMFVENKAFSMDEPVAAKRPVSPYSGYNGQLLTSVYQPTEMALMHKVPSEGAYDIILPRATANSQVMGSANSTLRAEDMYSAQSHQAATPPKDGKNSQVFRNPYVWD, encoded by the exons ATGGCCATCCACAAAGCCTTGGTGATGTGCCTGGGACTGCCTCTCTTCCTGTTCCCAGGGGCCTGGGCCCAGGGCCATGTCCCACCCGGCTGCAGCCAAGGCCTCAACCCCCTGTACTACAACCTGTGTGACCGCTCTGGGGCGTGGGGCATCGTCCTGGAGGCCGTGGCTGGGGCGGGCATTGTCACCACGTTTGTGCTCACCATCATCCTGGTGGCCAGCCTCCCCTTTGTGCAGGACACCAAGAAACGGAGCCTGCTGGGGACCCAGGTATTCTTCCTtctggggaccctgggcctctTCTGCCTCGTGTTTGCCTGTGTGGTGAAGCCCGACTTCTCCACCTGTGCCTCTCGGCGCTTCCTCTTTGGGGTTCTGTTCGCCATCTGCTTCTCTTGTCTGGCGGCTCACGTCTTTGCCCTCAACTTCCTGGCCCGGAAGAACCACGGGCCCCGGGGCTGGGTGATCTTCACTGTGGCTCTGCTGCTGACCCTGGTAGAGGTCATCATCAATACAGAGTGGCTGATCATCACCCTGGTTCGGGGCAGTGGCGAGGGCGGCCCTCAGGGCAACAGCAGCGCAGGCTGGGCCGTGGCCTCCCCCTGTGCCATCGCCAACATGGACTTTGTCATGGCACTCATCTACgtcatgctgctgctgctgggtgcCTTCCTGGGGGCCTGGCCCGCCCTGTGTGGCCGCTACAAGCGCTGGCGTAAGCATGGGGTCTTTGTGCTCCTCACCACAGCCACCTCCGTTGCCATATGGGTGGTGTGGATCGTCATGTATACTTACGGCAACAAGCAGCACAACAGTCCCACCTGGGATGACCCCACGCTGGCCATCGCCCTCGCCGCCAATGCCTGGGCCTTCGTCCTCTTCTACGTCATCCCCGAGGTCTCCCAGGTGACCAAGTCCAGCCCAGAGCAAAGCTACCAGGGGGACATGTACCCCACCCGGGGCGTGGGCTATGAGACCATCCTGAAAGAGCAGAAGGGTCAGAGCATGTTCGTGGAGAACAAGGCCTTTTCCATGGATGAGCCGGTTGCAG CTAAGAGGCCGGTGTCACCATACAGCGGGTACAATGGGCAGCTGCTGACCAGTGTGTACCAGCCCACTGAGATGGCCCTGATGCACAAAGTTCCG TCCGAAGGAGCTTACGACATCATCCTCCCACGGGCCACCGCCAACAGCCAGGTGATGGGCAGTGCCAACTCGACCCTGCGGGCTGAAGACATGTACTCGGCCCAGAGCCACCAGGCGGCCACACCGCCGAAAGACGGCAAGAACTCTCAGGTCTTTAGAAACCCCTACGTGTGGGACTGA
- the GPRC5C gene encoding G-protein coupled receptor family C group 5 member C isoform X3, whose product MAIHKALVMCLGLPLFLFPGAWAQGHVPPGCSQGLNPLYYNLCDRSGAWGIVLEAVAGAGIVTTFVLTIILVASLPFVQDTKKRSLLGTQVFFLLGTLGLFCLVFACVVKPDFSTCASRRFLFGVLFAICFSCLAAHVFALNFLARKNHGPRGWVIFTVALLLTLVEVIINTEWLIITLVRGSGEGGPQGNSSAGWAVASPCAIANMDFVMALIYVMLLLLGAFLGAWPALCGRYKRWRKHGVFVLLTTATSVAIWVVWIVMYTYGNKQHNSPTWDDPTLAIALAANAWAFVLFYVIPEVSQVTKSSPEQSYQGDMYPTRGVGYETILKEQKGQSMFVENKAFSMDEPVAAKRPVSPYSGYNGQLLTSVYQPTEMALMHKVPSEGAYDIILPRATANSQVMGSANSTLRAEDMYSAQSHQAATPPKDGKNSQAQSPQSKTRW is encoded by the exons ATGGCCATCCACAAAGCCTTGGTGATGTGCCTGGGACTGCCTCTCTTCCTGTTCCCAGGGGCCTGGGCCCAGGGCCATGTCCCACCCGGCTGCAGCCAAGGCCTCAACCCCCTGTACTACAACCTGTGTGACCGCTCTGGGGCGTGGGGCATCGTCCTGGAGGCCGTGGCTGGGGCGGGCATTGTCACCACGTTTGTGCTCACCATCATCCTGGTGGCCAGCCTCCCCTTTGTGCAGGACACCAAGAAACGGAGCCTGCTGGGGACCCAGGTATTCTTCCTtctggggaccctgggcctctTCTGCCTCGTGTTTGCCTGTGTGGTGAAGCCCGACTTCTCCACCTGTGCCTCTCGGCGCTTCCTCTTTGGGGTTCTGTTCGCCATCTGCTTCTCTTGTCTGGCGGCTCACGTCTTTGCCCTCAACTTCCTGGCCCGGAAGAACCACGGGCCCCGGGGCTGGGTGATCTTCACTGTGGCTCTGCTGCTGACCCTGGTAGAGGTCATCATCAATACAGAGTGGCTGATCATCACCCTGGTTCGGGGCAGTGGCGAGGGCGGCCCTCAGGGCAACAGCAGCGCAGGCTGGGCCGTGGCCTCCCCCTGTGCCATCGCCAACATGGACTTTGTCATGGCACTCATCTACgtcatgctgctgctgctgggtgcCTTCCTGGGGGCCTGGCCCGCCCTGTGTGGCCGCTACAAGCGCTGGCGTAAGCATGGGGTCTTTGTGCTCCTCACCACAGCCACCTCCGTTGCCATATGGGTGGTGTGGATCGTCATGTATACTTACGGCAACAAGCAGCACAACAGTCCCACCTGGGATGACCCCACGCTGGCCATCGCCCTCGCCGCCAATGCCTGGGCCTTCGTCCTCTTCTACGTCATCCCCGAGGTCTCCCAGGTGACCAAGTCCAGCCCAGAGCAAAGCTACCAGGGGGACATGTACCCCACCCGGGGCGTGGGCTATGAGACCATCCTGAAAGAGCAGAAGGGTCAGAGCATGTTCGTGGAGAACAAGGCCTTTTCCATGGATGAGCCGGTTGCAG CTAAGAGGCCGGTGTCACCATACAGCGGGTACAATGGGCAGCTGCTGACCAGTGTGTACCAGCCCACTGAGATGGCCCTGATGCACAAAGTTCCG TCCGAAGGAGCTTACGACATCATCCTCCCACGGGCCACCGCCAACAGCCAGGTGATGGGCAGTGCCAACTCGACCCTGCGGGCTGAAGACATGTACTCGGCCCAGAGCCACCAGGCGGCCACACCGCCGAAAGACGGCAAGAACTCTCAG GCTCAGTCCCCACAAAGTAAAACGAGATGGTAG